The region TGTTCGACGAGATCGCCGATCAGATCCCCGACATCTCGAAGCTCGCCGAACCGCAACGGCTGCGCTCGGGGTGGATCAACGGCGTCAAGGACCTGCAGGTCTCATACCACTAGCCCCCGCCGGGGTGTCCTACAGTTCCTTCGTGCGCACCCACGGTTGGTCTGGAGCCAAACCCGCCTCGGACGAAGAGGCGATCGCCCGGATCCTGGCTGCCGCGGGCAAGGCGATCGAGGACCACGGTGCGGACTTCTCGATCTCCGACGTCGCGCGCACCGTCGGCGTCACCCGCCAGACCGTCTACCGCTACTTCTCCAGCACCGAGGCGCTGCTGGTCGCCGCGGCGGTCCACGCCGTCGACGGCTTCCTCGACCGGTTGACCGCGCACATGGCCGGGGTCTCCGATCCGGCCGAAGCGGTCACCGAAGCGGTCGCGACGGCACTCGAGTGGCTGCCCCGCGAGAAGTACATCGGGCTGATCATGGTGCCCGGCGGCTCCAAGCACGTCGAGTCCGTCACCTCCGACGTGGCGCTGCGGTTCGCCCGGACCATGGTGGACCGGCTCGACGTCGACTGGGCGGCAGCAGGATTCGGCGATGACGATCTCGACGAACTCGCCGAGCACCTGCTGCGCATCATCCAGTCGTTCGTCGTCGACCCGGGCCGCCCGCCACGGCACGGCGCGGCGCTGCGCGCCTATCTACGGCGGTGGGTGGGCAACGCCCTCGTCACACGACGGTGAGCGGCAACGACCGACGGTTCTCGAACTCGAACGTCGATCCCCCGCTGAACTTCACCACCGCGACCTCGGGGAGTTCCTCGGCGGCGCTGTCGGTCTCGAACACCCGGGCCGTCCAATCGGTGTCGCTGCCCGTCACCTCGACGTCCAGGTGCGGATCGACGGCTCGGACGACCGCCTGCAGCGGCCGCCGTTCCGCCGGGCCCGTGAGCGCGACCCAGGCCCCGTCCTCGTGGGCCGGGCAACGCCGCACGTCGACGGTGTCGGGTCCGAAGTCCGCGCAGACGTAGGCGGCGGGGTTGAACATCGGGTGCAGTTCGAGCGTCTTCACGGCACCCTCGACGCCGCCGGGCAGCTTCAGCGCTGCGTGAATCCGCTCGGCGGCCACCCCGGCCACCCCGGTGAGCTGCTTGACGCAGATGCCCTTGGCGAGTTCGACGTTCGCGCCGGCGCGGGCGCCGACGGCCAGCACGTAGGACAGGTTGACCAGGTGCATCTGCAGGCAGACCTCGTCGGCCATGCGCACCAGCGCCGAGTGCGAGAACGCTGCGAAGTCGAAGTCGGAGAGCAGTTCTCCGGCGTAATCGCTCTGCCCCTCGTCGGCGGTGTCGATCGGATCCAGCTCCGTGCGCGCGGCCTGCGTCCGGGCGATCACCTCCAGCGCGGGGTGATCCTCCACCTCGGGGTAGGACTCGTCGATGATCACCGTCCACGCGCAGTGCGGATGGCGGTCGGCCGGCACCCGCGGCGGACGATGGATCGGGCGGATCTGCGCCCTGCGGTTGGTGGCCACGGCCGTCGCGTCGAACGTCGGATCCTCGATGTCGTGGCACATTCCGCGGACGTATTCCTCGCCCATCGGTTCCACGTCGAGCAGGGCTCCGCAGTGGTCGAGGTGGAACTCGCCGTGCCAGCGGTCGTGGACGGTGTAGCGGAAGTCCATGAACTGTGGCGGCGCGCCGATGTCGAGCTGGAGTCCCTTGAAGATCGTGACGACGTCGGTGCCCTCGTAGCGCAGCGCCTTCTGCATTCGCCGGGTATAGATCGGGCTGGCACCCATCCACTCCTCGATGGCGACCTGCAGCATCTCCTCGCGGCCGAAGTTGCTGATCACCCAGGCCATTCCGGAACGATCGATCAGCTGCCCGATGAGCAGCAGCTCGGGAACCAGAACGACGAGCTGGTCGCGCGACAGGGCGGCGTACCTACTGGTCATCGAGGCTGCTCCCGGAATGCATCTTCAACGCCGAGTTGACATTGCCCTTTTTGTCTTCGCCTTCGCCCTTCTCGGCGGCCTTCCGCCGCTGCTTGGCCACCTTGGTGACCACACCGTCGAGCTTGGACCCCAGCGGGAACCCGAGGTAGTGCGT is a window of Mycolicibacterium chubuense NBB4 DNA encoding:
- a CDS encoding TetR/AcrR family transcriptional regulator, with amino-acid sequence MRTHGWSGAKPASDEEAIARILAAAGKAIEDHGADFSISDVARTVGVTRQTVYRYFSSTEALLVAAAVHAVDGFLDRLTAHMAGVSDPAEAVTEAVATALEWLPREKYIGLIMVPGGSKHVESVTSDVALRFARTMVDRLDVDWAAAGFGDDDLDELAEHLLRIIQSFVVDPGRPPRHGAALRAYLRRWVGNALVTRR